The DNA window CTGACATCAACTGCATCATGGAAATTATGAAGGCCTTTGGGGATGCCACTGGATTGAGGATAAATATGACCAAAAGCTCAATTGCCACGATCAGATGCGCTGACATTGACATGGAAGaggtcctccaagatttcacagGGAGGACAGTCTCATTCCCGATCCAATATCTGGGACTGCCGCTAACGCTGGGAAGAATGAGAATGGTGCACCTGCATTATATACAGGATAGAGCAAAAGGTAGACTAGCAGGGTGGCAGGGACGGCTTGTTAGCATGGCAGGCCGATGCGAACTCGTCAGATCGGTCCTCAGCTCTCTACCTGTCTACCTGCTGACAGTCATCAAGGCCCCGAAGTGTAAGGTGGCTTGGCCGGGGGATGGAGAGCTCACGGGGGGGCAAGTGTAAGGTGGCTTGGCCGGGGGCCTGCATGCCCCAACCCAACGGTGGCCTAGGCATCAAGGATCTGGACTCTTTCAGTCGGGCTCTAAGGCTGAGATGGCTGTGTTTCCCGTGGGACGGCGGACAAAAACCATGGAATGGATTGCAATTACCAATCTCGGAGGATGACACAGCCGTTTTTAATGCAGCCACCGTCGTAACCTTGGGGAATGGTCGCAAGGCATGCTTCTGGACATCGCGAGGGCTGCATTGTGAAACTCTCGCGGCCTGCTTTCCGGGGCTGCGTAGGCATAGCAAGAGGAAAAACAGGACGGTGGCGGATGCAATCACAAACAACCGATGGATTGCGGACGTTGATCACAACTTAAATCAGCAACTCATTATGGAATACATCAGGCTTTGGGAGGAGCTGGATAATATAGTTCTGATAGAGGAACAGGAAGACACCATCACCTGGATTCTCACGTCTGATGACAAATATACAGCCAAATCGGCATACTCTATGCAATTTGAGGGCAGAACTAAATGTATGGCTGCAACACAGACGTGGAAAACGTAGTCTCCACCAAAATGCAAGTTTTTCATATGGCTGATGCTGAAAGACAGGATATGGATTGCTGCGCGTTTGCAACGCAGAGGTTGGCCAAATGAATATTTTTGCCAACTGTGTATCAGGAACTTGGAGACTACCGCATCTGTTCTGTGAGTGTCATGTATCAAGGAAAGTCTGGGAAGGGATAGCGAACTGGATTCAGGCTCCGTTTCTGCTGCCAGCAAACTGGAAAGACAGCCCCACTATGAGCGAGTGGTTCACTGATTTGATAGCTCCTGCTGATCCCACCTTTAGGCCGGGATTACAGTCGATGGTCATGCTAACGATATGGGAAATTTGGCGCGAGAGGAACAACCGCGTCTTCAGAAAGGTAACTAGGACAGTATCCCAAATCGTCTACAGCATTCAGGATGAAGCGAGGACATGGAGACTAGCTGGGAATCGTGACTTTGACATGCTGTTGCTGGTCTCGGGCCCTGCCTAGTAGGTAGATCATCTGGTTGTGTCTATTGCTTCATGTAAATCCAATTCTTGTGTAGTCAGGGGTGGCGAGGGACTCTGCTGCTGAGACCAAGCAAAATAGGTGCGGCACATCTTGTGCCGGATAAAACTTTGTATTTGCTCTTCTCTTAATTCAATGAAAGCCGGTAACGgatcttaaaaaaaaaaaaaagatgtataGTAACCATAGTGCCCACTAATTTACATACACACATATACGGAGAAAAATCGAATCCGAGAGTGCTCGCTTTGAGCAATCAATGTACAATGCGGTTTTCCAAAGGGATTGAAACACGGAAAACTTTACTTACGCTTGGAGGAATTCTAGAGGAATTGTGGAGGAATCTGGATAAATttgaaggaatttgtgagagaaaaacaatgttccgaatgaaaaaaaaaagcggatcaagccgggtttaaggacaCGCAAACGAGGCCAATGGCTATAACAGTGTCACCAGATGTACTAAGATGTTCATATTAGTAACATAACCTTTGTTCACAACAAATGCTATAAAAGTTTGTCAACTCAGTCTTTTAAAGGTGCTCATCGAGAGGTTGTGTTTGTACTGTTCATATGAGTGAGTGTGAGTGTCTATAATAATTTGAACAAAAAATAAGAAAGTTATTTTAAAAGTTTTATACATAATTTGCACTTAACTTTATACTTTTTCTAAAAGTAAAAACTTACAGGAATAAAAAACTTTAAAGAAGGCATTTAAAAAACTCGTTGTTTTTCAGTCCTATGTGCGTAGTATGTAACGACTGCAGTCCCCGTGCAGCCATGCTCATCCGTTGCATGGCGTGCACAGGCCCAGAAACGACACCCTTCACCCACTCCCCTGCCCGGCACAACCAGCGAACACTCCAAATCCCGAGCACTCCTCCCCTGCAAGCTGTGGTCACGTGGCGCGCGGCCACACCGCGCCGCGCGCCACGCCACCTCGGCGGCCGTCGTCGCATGCTCGCTCGCTCACTGTCACGGTGCAGCTCGGCTGCTAGCAGCCAAGTCACACCGAACACGGACAGCCACCGCGCGACGTGGTCTCGCCGCGCGACGCCCACGCCGCGCGCGCCGCGCCACGTCGCCATGCACGCCGCCACGTCCCCGAtcgatctcctcctcctcctcctcgtcccgaCGCATGCGCCGCGTCGATTATCCACTTCCCCCACGCTTCTATAAATACCTCGCCTCATGCTcggccatgggcatcgaccaacCCATCTCACTTCGTCCATCACACAATCCACTCCGAGCTGTAGTAGTAGTAGCTTGTGATCTGTCGACGATCGCTGGTCGAGTGGCAGACGACGGACATGGGGAAGGGTAGTGGGGGTGCATGGTGGGCGTTCCTCCTGCTCACCGGCGTGCTGCTGGCCGCAGCCGCCACGGCCGCCGGCGCGGAG is part of the Miscanthus floridulus cultivar M001 chromosome 9, ASM1932011v1, whole genome shotgun sequence genome and encodes:
- the LOC136480444 gene encoding uncharacterized protein, whose amino-acid sequence is MPQPNGGLGIKDLDSFSRALRLRWLCFPWDGGQKPWNGLQLPISEDDTAVFNAATVVTLGNGRKACFWTSRGLHCETLAACFPGLRRHSKRKNRTVADAITNNRWIADVDHNLNQQLIMEYIRLWEELDNIVLIEEQEDTITWILTSDDKYTAKSAYSMQFEGRTKCMAATQTWKT